The Zingiber officinale cultivar Zhangliang chromosome 9A, Zo_v1.1, whole genome shotgun sequence genome window below encodes:
- the LOC122020916 gene encoding protein SCAI homolog isoform X2, whose product MADDDGIDGASSSEALAEFRSLVEAADRKFARVRDLPPSARGPLHLLHFRKSFKAYTLLWHFQQQRRRELVAGGLQRWEIGDVASRIGQLYYGQYQRTSEVRFLFEAYVFYEAIVSRGYFETARAPATAPDLRLRYKELRFLVRFLIVALLLNRNDEAMNFKEWKQVTQEISRFSKADASSKTARPLRYNVLFDAHPTSFPYVARFHSTRVLRLQDAILTCYHRNEVKVAELTLDTFRILQCLEWEPSGSSYQPPIKEPCQNGASSDQSGASGLIDINLAADMMDPDLPPNPRKAVIYRPSVSHLIAVIATISEDLNPDSILLIYLSASGKPDFNVPIQKDIYGKSRSSKGNYAPHSSWERDSSLSQPASANKTNSTDNLRHYICLGSQGAGSSNNLYPEDLVPFTRKPLFLIIDSDNSQAFKIVHGAERGEASILLLSHDKPMSVSDTNPISSGSQFTHFLTAPLQAFCHLVGLSPDIEADLYSGAENLLSSALAEWEVSLCTSNSLDQVWAQVLTDPFLRRLIIRFVFCRAALSLFHSSRDNVVHLPECLPNLPESVSPESAIAQIHIHHLAERLGVLNYFHFIDSINR is encoded by the exons ATGGCTGACGACGACGGGATAGACGGGGCCTCCTCATCTGAAGCCCTTGCCGAGTTCCGGTCGCTGGTGGAGGCCGCCGACCGCAAGTTCGCCCGCGTCCGCGACCTGCCGCCTTCCGCCCGCGGCCCGCTCCACCTCCTCCACTTCCGCAAGTCCTTCAAGGCCTATACCCTCCTCTGGCACTTCCAGCAGCAGCGCCGCCGCGAGCTCGTCGCGGGCGGGCTGCAGCGCTGGGAGATCGGCGACGTCGCCTCCCGGATCGGGCAGCTCTACTACGGGCAGTACCAGAGGACCAGCGAGGTTCGCTTCCTCTTCGAGGCCTACGTGTTCTACGAGGCGATTGTGAGCAGGGGATATTTCGAGACGGCGAGGGCGCCAGCGACGGCGCCTGATCTTAGGTTGAGGTACAAGGAACTGAGGTTCCTGGTGCGGTTTCTCATCGTGGCACTGCTGTTGAACCGGAATGATGAG GCAATGAACTTCAAAGAATGGAAGCAAGTGACACAAGAAATTTCCAGATTTTCTAAAGCTGATGCATCTTCTAAAACTGCAAGGCCTTTGAGATACAACGTTTTATTTGATGCTCACCCAACCTCTTTCCCATATGTGGCAAGGTTTCACTCTACTAGGGTGTTGAGGTTGCAAGATGCTATATTGACTTGCTACCACCGGAATGAG GTTAAGGTCGCAGAACTTACTCTGGACACTTTCAGGATTCTGCAATGCTTGGAATGGGAACCCAGTGGATCCTCCTACCAGCCTCCTATAAAGGAACCGTGTCAAAATGGTGCTTCCAGTGACCAGAGTGGAGCCTCAGGACTGATTGATATAAACCTAGCTGCTGATATGATGGATCCAGATCTACCTCCAAATCCCCGTAAAGCAGTTATTTATCGTCCTTCTGTCTCACATTTGATAGCG GTAATAGCTACAATATCTGAGGATCTGAATCCAGACAGCATTTTGCTAATCTATCTTTCTGCTTCAG GAAAGCCAGATTTCAATGTTCCTATTCAAAAAGATATCTATGGAAAGTCAAGATCCTCAAAAGGCAACTATGCTCCACATTCTTCATGGGAAAGGGACAGCTCATTGTCTCAACCTGCTTCTGCCAATAAGACAAACTCAACCGACAATTTAAGGCACTATATATGTTTAGGTTCTCAGGGAGCAGGAA GTTCAAACAACCTTTATCCTGAAGATTTGGTGCCATTTACACGAAAGCCACTTTTCCTAATTATTGACAGTGACAATAGCCAAGCATTTAAG ATTGTTCATGGCGCAGAACGAGGAGaagcatccatcttgcttctttcaCATGACAAACCAATGTCAGTATCTGATACTAATCCAATCTCGAGTGGAAGCCAGTTTACCCATTTCCTAACTGCTCCATTACAGGCATTTTGCCACTTAGTTGGCCTTTCTCCAGATATTGAAGCT GATTTATACAGCGGTGCCGAGAACCTGCTTTCCTCTGCTCTAGCTGAATGGGAAGTGTCACTCTGTACATCTAATTCCCTCGATCAGGTTTGGGCCCAAGTATTAACTGATCCATTTCTACGACGACTGATTATCAG GTTCGTCTTTTGCCGCGCGGCTCTTTCTCTCTTTCATTCTTCAAGGGACAATGTCGTGCATCTACCCGAATGCCTTCCTAATCTTCCTGAGTCGGTCTCTCCTGAGTCTGCCATAGCTCAGATTCATATCCATCACCTCGCAGAAAGATTAGGCGTCTTAAACTATTTTCACTTCATTGATTCCATCAACAGATAA
- the LOC122020916 gene encoding protein SCAI-like isoform X1, with amino-acid sequence MADDDGIDGASSSEALAEFRSLVEAADRKFARVRDLPPSARGPLHLLHFRKSFKAYTLLWHFQQQRRRELVAGGLQRWEIGDVASRIGQLYYGQYQRTSEVRFLFEAYVFYEAIVSRGYFETARAPATAPDLRLRYKELRFLVRFLIVALLLNRNDEVRQLADRFRALVEESKAAFPAMNFKEWKQVTQEISRFSKADASSKTARPLRYNVLFDAHPTSFPYVARFHSTRVLRLQDAILTCYHRNEVKVAELTLDTFRILQCLEWEPSGSSYQPPIKEPCQNGASSDQSGASGLIDINLAADMMDPDLPPNPRKAVIYRPSVSHLIAVIATISEDLNPDSILLIYLSASGKPDFNVPIQKDIYGKSRSSKGNYAPHSSWERDSSLSQPASANKTNSTDNLRHYICLGSQGAGSSNNLYPEDLVPFTRKPLFLIIDSDNSQAFKIVHGAERGEASILLLSHDKPMSVSDTNPISSGSQFTHFLTAPLQAFCHLVGLSPDIEADLYSGAENLLSSALAEWEVSLCTSNSLDQVWAQVLTDPFLRRLIIRFVFCRAALSLFHSSRDNVVHLPECLPNLPESVSPESAIAQIHIHHLAERLGVLNYFHFIDSINR; translated from the exons ATGGCTGACGACGACGGGATAGACGGGGCCTCCTCATCTGAAGCCCTTGCCGAGTTCCGGTCGCTGGTGGAGGCCGCCGACCGCAAGTTCGCCCGCGTCCGCGACCTGCCGCCTTCCGCCCGCGGCCCGCTCCACCTCCTCCACTTCCGCAAGTCCTTCAAGGCCTATACCCTCCTCTGGCACTTCCAGCAGCAGCGCCGCCGCGAGCTCGTCGCGGGCGGGCTGCAGCGCTGGGAGATCGGCGACGTCGCCTCCCGGATCGGGCAGCTCTACTACGGGCAGTACCAGAGGACCAGCGAGGTTCGCTTCCTCTTCGAGGCCTACGTGTTCTACGAGGCGATTGTGAGCAGGGGATATTTCGAGACGGCGAGGGCGCCAGCGACGGCGCCTGATCTTAGGTTGAGGTACAAGGAACTGAGGTTCCTGGTGCGGTTTCTCATCGTGGCACTGCTGTTGAACCGGAATGATGAGGTGAGGCAGCTCGCCGATCGGTTTAGGGCTCTGGTAGAAGAGTCAAAGGCTGCCTTCCCG GCAATGAACTTCAAAGAATGGAAGCAAGTGACACAAGAAATTTCCAGATTTTCTAAAGCTGATGCATCTTCTAAAACTGCAAGGCCTTTGAGATACAACGTTTTATTTGATGCTCACCCAACCTCTTTCCCATATGTGGCAAGGTTTCACTCTACTAGGGTGTTGAGGTTGCAAGATGCTATATTGACTTGCTACCACCGGAATGAG GTTAAGGTCGCAGAACTTACTCTGGACACTTTCAGGATTCTGCAATGCTTGGAATGGGAACCCAGTGGATCCTCCTACCAGCCTCCTATAAAGGAACCGTGTCAAAATGGTGCTTCCAGTGACCAGAGTGGAGCCTCAGGACTGATTGATATAAACCTAGCTGCTGATATGATGGATCCAGATCTACCTCCAAATCCCCGTAAAGCAGTTATTTATCGTCCTTCTGTCTCACATTTGATAGCG GTAATAGCTACAATATCTGAGGATCTGAATCCAGACAGCATTTTGCTAATCTATCTTTCTGCTTCAG GAAAGCCAGATTTCAATGTTCCTATTCAAAAAGATATCTATGGAAAGTCAAGATCCTCAAAAGGCAACTATGCTCCACATTCTTCATGGGAAAGGGACAGCTCATTGTCTCAACCTGCTTCTGCCAATAAGACAAACTCAACCGACAATTTAAGGCACTATATATGTTTAGGTTCTCAGGGAGCAGGAA GTTCAAACAACCTTTATCCTGAAGATTTGGTGCCATTTACACGAAAGCCACTTTTCCTAATTATTGACAGTGACAATAGCCAAGCATTTAAG ATTGTTCATGGCGCAGAACGAGGAGaagcatccatcttgcttctttcaCATGACAAACCAATGTCAGTATCTGATACTAATCCAATCTCGAGTGGAAGCCAGTTTACCCATTTCCTAACTGCTCCATTACAGGCATTTTGCCACTTAGTTGGCCTTTCTCCAGATATTGAAGCT GATTTATACAGCGGTGCCGAGAACCTGCTTTCCTCTGCTCTAGCTGAATGGGAAGTGTCACTCTGTACATCTAATTCCCTCGATCAGGTTTGGGCCCAAGTATTAACTGATCCATTTCTACGACGACTGATTATCAG GTTCGTCTTTTGCCGCGCGGCTCTTTCTCTCTTTCATTCTTCAAGGGACAATGTCGTGCATCTACCCGAATGCCTTCCTAATCTTCCTGAGTCGGTCTCTCCTGAGTCTGCCATAGCTCAGATTCATATCCATCACCTCGCAGAAAGATTAGGCGTCTTAAACTATTTTCACTTCATTGATTCCATCAACAGATAA
- the LOC122019587 gene encoding anthranilate O-methyltransferase 2-like encodes MCSKVEQALHMVGGTGETSYAANSRLQEKTIHRTKSMLAIAVEETYKALHPDQMVVVDLGCSSGPNTLLVLSHVLSVAAKLPTMMELQFFLNDLPGNDFNNLFQSLEGFKKRLERKITGDLLVPYYIARVAGSFYGRFFARASVHLFHSSFCLMWLSQVPEGLKTQCGVPLNKGNIYWTETSLVEVEKAYQEQFQKDFSIFLRSRHTELNVGGRMVLVFVGRRKKTPGNGDFVHLYGLLGEALNSMVLEGIVPEEKVDTFNLPTYGASFEEVKSMIQNEGLFDLDRAEIFESSWDPFDDSKDDFYTISNYTRSGKNVANYIRAVVEPLIVHQFGVAILDDLFERYAHRVTKHLLKEKANHTILVFALKKKAYK; translated from the exons ATGTGTTCGAAGGTAGAGCAAGCTCTTCACATGGTCGGAGGCACTGGAGAAACTAGCTACGCAGCCAATTCGAGACTCCAA GAAAAGACGATCCATCGAACGAAGTCTATGTTAGCTATTGCAGTGGAAGAAACGTACAAGGCATTGCACCCTGATCAAATGGTTGTTGTCGACCTCGGTTGCTCTTCTGGCCCAAACACGTTACTCGTGCTCTCTCATGTTCTTAGTGTGGCAGCCAAACTCCCTACCATGATGGAGTTGCAATTCTTCTTAAATGACCTCCCGGGGAATGATTTTAACAATCTCTTTCAATCGTTGGAGGGGTTCAAGAAGAGGTTGGAGAGGAAGATTACAGGGGATTTACTAGTACCGTATTACATAGCTAGAGTGGCAGGATCATTCTATGGGAGGTTTTTTGCTCGTGCGAGTGTTCATTTGTTTCACTCTTCCTTCTGTCTAATGTGGCTCTCCCAG GTTCCCGAAGGACTAAAGACCCAATGCGGTGTTCCACTTAACAAAGGAAATATCTATTGGACAGAGACGAGTCTGGTCGAAGTAGAGAAAGCATATCAGGAgcaatttcaaaaagatttttcaatattTCTTAGGTCACGTCACACAGAATTAAATGTTGGCGGAAGGATGGTGTTGGTGTTTGTCGGCCGAAGAAAGAAAACCCCAGGGAATGGTGACTTTGTTCATCTTTATGGACTATTAGGAGAAGCTCTTAACTCGATGGTCCTAGAG GGGATTGTTCCGGAAGAAAAGGTTGACACCTTCAATTTGCCGACTTACGGGGCTTCTTTCGAAGAGGTGAAGTCGATGATCCAAAATGAAGGATTATTTGATTTGGATCGAGCAGAGATCTTTGAATCTAGTTGGGACCCATTTGATGACTCGAAAGATGATTTCTATACTATATCAAATTACACCAGAAGTGGAAAAAATGTGGCGAATTATATTCGTGCGGTAGTTGAACCGTTAATTGTGCATCAATTCGGGGTTGCCATACTTGACGATCTATTTGAGCGATACGCACATCGTGTTACAAAGCACTTGCTCAAAGAGAAGGCCAATCATACCATTCTAGTCTTCGCCTTGAAGAAGAAAGCTTATAAGTGA